In the genome of Nymphaea colorata isolate Beijing-Zhang1983 chromosome 9, ASM883128v2, whole genome shotgun sequence, one region contains:
- the LOC116261257 gene encoding zinc finger protein GAI-ASSOCIATED FACTOR 1-like — MAAGPSPKISFGIIEEENCGGSSYGQVKQQASSTTATTNTPQKKKRSLPGTPNPDAEVIALSPKTLMATNRFICEVCNKGFQREQNLQLHRRGHNLPWKLKQKSTKEVKKKVYVCPETTCVHHDPSRALGDLTGIKKHFCRKHGEKKWKCEKCSKKYAVQSDWKAHSKTCGTREYRCDCGTLFSRRDSFITHRAFCDALAQESARLPSGLQLYSHQSSDMLRLQGGGPQLDMIPSSTSALRSLPPFFPSALNQNFHEVSQTLSEYTGLTQIPSLSGNGSTTNNPAGGLFNLGFLSNGSLANSRNDGTNSAHLAPSGLSSIPDHFSGNISNDHMSETVSSLYTSHIQNGGTVLPQMSATALLHKAAQIGAGATGNSESLLGGFGSSATNTVGLNWQDQRSSSSSSSFPASNSSSFHMTNLDQMRPNFSNCQESHLQDIMNSLENSNMRAAFGGNLRIRGRDNGGDGGGHFISANNCMNLENQRVLESLKDKLHHNSASALSLGGSDGLTRDFLGVGGMNRGFIEGAFGRRDQHHERNVNFASMDLEMKSYNEGYLH, encoded by the exons atGGCAGCTGGTCCTTCTCCAAAGATTTCGTTCGGAATCATTGAAGAAGAGAACTGTGGGGGTTCTTCATACGGCCAAGTTAAGCAACAGGCATCGAGCACAACCGCTACAACAAATACAcctcaaaaaaagaagaggagtcTCCCTGGAACACCAA ATCCAGATGCAGAAGTGATTGCACTCTCACCCAAGACCCTAATGGCCACAAACAGATTCATATGTGAAGTGTGCAACAAAGGGTTTCAGAGGGAACAAAACCTGCAACTCCACAGGAGAGGCCATAATCTTCCATGGAAGCTGAAACAGAAATCAACGAAGGAGGTAAAGAAGAAAGTCTATGTCTGTCCAGAGACGACATGCGTCCACCATGACCCGTCGAGAGCTCTAGGCGACCTCACAGGCATCAAGAAGCACTTCTGTAGGAAGCACGGCGAGAAGAAATGGAAGTGTGAGAAGTGCTCAAAAAAATACGCAGTTCAGTCCGATTGGAAAGCCCATTCTAAGACATGCGGTACAAGAGAATACAGATGTGATTGTGGAACCCTTTTCTCAAG GCGAGACAGCTTCATTACACACAGAGCATTCTGCGATGCATTGGCTCAAGAGAGTGCAAGGCTTCCGAGTGGCCTGCAGCTGTACAGCCATCAGTCATCTGATATGCTTAGGCTTCAGGGAGGTGGACCGCAGCTTGATATGATTCCTTCATCAACTTCTGCGCTTAGATCCTTGCCACCCTTCTTCCCCTCGGCTCTTAACCAGAATTTCCATGAAGTATCCCAGACCCTCAGTGAATATACCGGCTTGACTCAGATTCCCAGCCTTTCTGGAAACGGTAGCACCACCAACAATCCCGCTGGCGGTCTTTTCAACTTGGGATTTCTCTCAAACGGCAGTCTAGCCAACAGTAGAAATGACGGGACTAACAGTGCCCATCTCGCACCTTCAGGCCTATCATCGATTCCAGACCACTTCAGTGGCAACATTTCGAATGATCACATGAGCGAAACCGTGTCTTCCCTCTACACCTCTCATATCCAGAACGGTGGTACAGTTCTCCCTCAGATGTCTGCCACTGCCTTGCTTCACAAAGCTGCACAGATTGGTGCAGGTGCAACAGGCAACAGTGAGAGCCTGCTAGGAGGGTTTGGTAGCTCGGCTACGAACACCGTCGGCCTTAATTGGCAGGACCAgagatcttcttcttcttcgtcatcttTCCCAGCCAGCAATTCCTCCAGCTTCCACATGACCAACCTGGACCAGATGAGGCCCAACTTCAGCAACTGCCAAGAGAGCCATCTCCAAGACATCATGAATTCTCTAGAGAACAGCAACATGCGAGCTGCTTTCGGTGGCAATCTCAGAATCAGAGGTCGAGATAATGGTGGTGATGGCGGTGGTCACTTTATCAGTGCAAACAATTGCATGAATTTGGAAAATCAAAGGGTGCTGGAATCTCTTAAGGACAAACTCCACCACAACTCTGCTTCTGCCCTCAGCCTGGGAGGGAGCGACGGGCTAACCAGAGATTTCTTGGGGGTTGGAGGCATGAATAGAGGGTTCATAGAGGGAGCTTTTGGTCGGAGAGATCAACATCACGAACGGAACGTGAACTTTGCGTCCATGGATTTGGAAATGAAATCGTACAATGAGGGTTACCTGCACTAA
- the LOC116260396 gene encoding uncharacterized protein At4g15970-like isoform X1, producing the protein MRGKEGEEEDENEEAEEEGTGFSIFAPLAPLYLNYKVAEMMKRPSRPPSLSSSSFGRLLMDESADRTPRTVPRRLHSVVPAFLLLALTSLLCLLVYLVSGPIEFSPRPAAGGLLGKFGIEMKENVSGLSFESFGPDHEDARIRSVFGKAATKDKTVILTTLSEAWAVPGSVFELFLESFHNGVNTHKLLDHLVVIALDSNAFARCLSIHIHCLPLVTEGIDFSGGEKFFMSHDYLKMMWRRIDFLRSVLVMGYNFVFTIEEASYQKATCSRQLGMLASPTWKLPNQKDADILWLRNPFPRFYLNADFQIACDHFLGSSLDFENRPNGGFAYVRSNNRTIAFYEFWYSSRELYPGHHDQDVLNYIKYDSFVTEIGLRIRFLNTAFFGGLCEPSKDFNKVCTMHANCCVGLSSKLHDMRIMLEDWRKFMSLPPREKRLQLSSWRVPQNCSLPSE; encoded by the exons ATGCGGGGGAAGGAGGGCGAGGAGGAAGACGAAAACGAAGAAGCAGAGGAAGAGGGCACGGGCTTCTCGATCTTTGCACCACTAGCCCCACTCTACCTGAATTATAAAGTGGCGGAGATGATGAAGCGACCTTCTCGCCCGCCTTCTCTTTCGTCCTCCTCTTTCGGACGACTCCTGATGGATGAATCCGCCGACCGCACCCCGCGGACCGTTCCTCGACGGCTCCACTCGGTCGTTCCCGCTTTCCTCCTCCTGGCGCTCACCTCCTTGTTGTGCCTCTTGGTCTACCTCGTGTCAGGCCCTATTGAGTTCTCTCCGCGCCCTGCTGCCGGAGGATTGTTGGGGAAGTTCGGTATCGAGATGAAGGAAAATGTTTCTGGCCTCTCCTTCGAGAGCTTCGGCCCG GATCATGAGGATGCGAGGATCAGAAGTGTTTTCGGAAAGGCTGCTACGAAGGACAAAACAGTTATATTGACCACTTTAAGTGAAGCATGGGCTGTTCCAGGTTctgtttttgaactttttcttgAGAGTTTCCATAATGGAGTAAACACTCACAAACTTCTGGACCATTTGGTGGTTATTGCATTGGATAGTAATGCATTTGCCAGGTGCTTGTCTATCCACATCCATTGCCTTCCCCTGGTCACTGAAGGAATTGATTTTTCTGGTGGAGAGAAGTTCTTTATGAGTCACGATTACTTGAAGATGATGTGGAGGAGAATTGATTTTCTAAGATCGGTGCTTGTAATGGGctataattttgttttcacG ATAGAGGAGGCATCTTACCAGAAGGCAACCTGCAGTAGGCAGCTGGGCATGCTCGCTAGTCCAACATGGAAGCTGCCCAATCAGAAG GACGCTGACATACTATGGCTTCGCAATCCATTTCCACGCTTTTACCTGAACGCTGATTTTCAGATAGCTTGTGATCACTTTCTTGGCAGTTcacttgattttgaaaataggcCTAATGGGGGGTTTGCTTATGTAAGGTCCAACAACAGAACAATAGCATTTTATGAGTTCTGGTATTCATCAAGAGAGCTTTACCCAGGGCATCATGATCAAGATGTGCTTAATTATATTAAATATGACTCATTTGTTACGGAAATAGGATTACGTATTAGATTTTTGAACACTGCATTCTTTGGTGGTCTTTGTGAGCCAAGCAAGGATTTCAACAAAGTGTGCACAATGCATGCAAACTGTTGTGTTGGCCTTAGTAGCAAGCTGCATGATATGAGAATAATGTTGGAGGACTGGAGAAAATTCATGTCTTTGCCACCAAGGGAGAAAAGACTCCAGTTATCGTCATGGAGGGTTCCACAAAATTGCAG TTTGCCTTCAGAATAA
- the LOC116260396 gene encoding uncharacterized protein At4g15970-like isoform X2 produces the protein MRGKEGEEEDENEEAEEEGTGFSIFAPLAPLYLNYKVAEMMKRPSRPPSLSSSSFGRLLMDESADRTPRTVPRRLHSVVPAFLLLALTSLLCLLVYLVSGPIEFSPRPAAGGLLGKFGIEMKENVSGLSFESFGPDHEDARIRSVFGKAATKDKTVILTTLSEAWAVPGSVFELFLESFHNGVNTHKLLDHLVVIALDSNAFARCLSIHIHCLPLVTEGIDFSGGEKFFMSHDYLKMMWRRIDFLRSVLVMGYNFVFTDADILWLRNPFPRFYLNADFQIACDHFLGSSLDFENRPNGGFAYVRSNNRTIAFYEFWYSSRELYPGHHDQDVLNYIKYDSFVTEIGLRIRFLNTAFFGGLCEPSKDFNKVCTMHANCCVGLSSKLHDMRIMLEDWRKFMSLPPREKRLQLSSWRVPQNCSLPSE, from the exons ATGCGGGGGAAGGAGGGCGAGGAGGAAGACGAAAACGAAGAAGCAGAGGAAGAGGGCACGGGCTTCTCGATCTTTGCACCACTAGCCCCACTCTACCTGAATTATAAAGTGGCGGAGATGATGAAGCGACCTTCTCGCCCGCCTTCTCTTTCGTCCTCCTCTTTCGGACGACTCCTGATGGATGAATCCGCCGACCGCACCCCGCGGACCGTTCCTCGACGGCTCCACTCGGTCGTTCCCGCTTTCCTCCTCCTGGCGCTCACCTCCTTGTTGTGCCTCTTGGTCTACCTCGTGTCAGGCCCTATTGAGTTCTCTCCGCGCCCTGCTGCCGGAGGATTGTTGGGGAAGTTCGGTATCGAGATGAAGGAAAATGTTTCTGGCCTCTCCTTCGAGAGCTTCGGCCCG GATCATGAGGATGCGAGGATCAGAAGTGTTTTCGGAAAGGCTGCTACGAAGGACAAAACAGTTATATTGACCACTTTAAGTGAAGCATGGGCTGTTCCAGGTTctgtttttgaactttttcttgAGAGTTTCCATAATGGAGTAAACACTCACAAACTTCTGGACCATTTGGTGGTTATTGCATTGGATAGTAATGCATTTGCCAGGTGCTTGTCTATCCACATCCATTGCCTTCCCCTGGTCACTGAAGGAATTGATTTTTCTGGTGGAGAGAAGTTCTTTATGAGTCACGATTACTTGAAGATGATGTGGAGGAGAATTGATTTTCTAAGATCGGTGCTTGTAATGGGctataattttgttttcacG GACGCTGACATACTATGGCTTCGCAATCCATTTCCACGCTTTTACCTGAACGCTGATTTTCAGATAGCTTGTGATCACTTTCTTGGCAGTTcacttgattttgaaaataggcCTAATGGGGGGTTTGCTTATGTAAGGTCCAACAACAGAACAATAGCATTTTATGAGTTCTGGTATTCATCAAGAGAGCTTTACCCAGGGCATCATGATCAAGATGTGCTTAATTATATTAAATATGACTCATTTGTTACGGAAATAGGATTACGTATTAGATTTTTGAACACTGCATTCTTTGGTGGTCTTTGTGAGCCAAGCAAGGATTTCAACAAAGTGTGCACAATGCATGCAAACTGTTGTGTTGGCCTTAGTAGCAAGCTGCATGATATGAGAATAATGTTGGAGGACTGGAGAAAATTCATGTCTTTGCCACCAAGGGAGAAAAGACTCCAGTTATCGTCATGGAGGGTTCCACAAAATTGCAG TTTGCCTTCAGAATAA
- the LOC116259989 gene encoding glutathione S-transferase F10-like: protein MVVKVYGPARAACPQRVMACLLEKGIEFEIVSVDLDSGEQKKPDFLALQPFGQVPVVEEEEGFRLFESRAIIRYYATKHADQGTELLGSTLKEQALVNQWLEVEAHNYNEPLFAIVLQLLVFPSMGLPTDPAVVKANEARLSQVLDVYDQHLAKNKYLAGQFFSMADLSHLPGTQHLVTTLGMSHLVKERQHVNAWWEDISSRPAWKKVLQLVPKPPE from the exons ATGGTGGTGAAGGTGTATGGGCCAGCTAGGGCGGCCTGCCCCCAGAGGGTCATGGCCTGCCTCCTCGAGAAAGGCATTGAGTTCGAGATTGTGAGCGTCGACCTCGACTCGGGAGAGCAGAAGAAGCCAGATTTTCTGGCTCTCCAG CCTTTTGGACAGGTTCCAGTggttgaggaggaagaaggctTCAGGCTTTTCG AGTCAAGGGCAATCATAAGATACTATGCAACCAAGCACGCTGACCAAGGAACAGAGCTGCTGGGGAGCACACTCAAGGAGCAGGCCCTAGTGAACCAATGGCTCGAAGTAGAAGCACACAACTACAATGAGCCACTCTTCGCCATTGTCCTCCAACTGCTAGTCTTCCCATCCATGGGCCTCCCCACTGATCCCGCAGTGGTCAAAGCAAACGAGGCTCGGCTCAGTCAAGTGCTTGACGTGTACGACCAGCACCTGGCCAAGAACAAGTACCTGGCCGGGCAATTCTTCAGCATGGCAGATCTCAGCCACCTCCCTGGCACCCAGCACTTGGTCACCACCTTGGGCATGAGCCATCTTGTGAAGGAAAGGCAGCACGTCAATGCATGGTGGGAGGACATCTCTAGCAGGCCCGCCTGGAAGAAGGTTCTACAGCTTGTGCCCAAGCCACCTGAGTGA
- the LOC116260961 gene encoding phytoene synthase 2, chloroplastic-like yields the protein MPVASLWVASPTEISSILRSSEGRRQENSKSLHGSWSSNFIGGFNQRKSALKFFFESLSLKTGNHGSFRVLSSLVVNPAEKMALSSEKRIADVVLRQASLVKEKVRPERVTESRQERIVDGNLDLLDEAYERCGEICAEYAKTFYLGTLLMTPERRRAIWAIYVWCRRTDELVDGPNAAHVTPTALDRWGGRLNDLFEGRPYDMLDAALADTVSKFPVDVQPFKDMIEGMRMDLRKSRYMNFDELYLYCYYVAGTVGLMSVPVMGIDTDSQMPTEKVYSAALALGIANQLTNILRDVGEDARRGRIYLPQDELAQAGLSDEDIFEGKVTDKWRIFMKQQIQRARKFFAEAEQGVSELSPASRWPVWASLLLYRQILDSIEANDYDNFTKRAYVKKSRKLLSLPLAYVRAMGGPSKHLSLGKVYM from the exons ATGCCTGTGGCTTCACTCTGGGTTGCTTCACCCACTGAGATTTCCAGCATCCTCAGGTCATCGGAGGGCAGAAGGCAGGAGAACTCTAAGTCCCTTCATGGGTCTTGGAGTTCAAATTTTATTGGAGGGTTCAACCAAAGGAAGTCCGCATTGAAGTTCTTCTtcgagtccctttctcttaagACTGGAAACCATGGAAGCTTCCGAGTTTTATCGAGTTTGGTTGTGAACCCGGCAGAGAAAATGGCACTTTCTTCAGAGAAGAGAATAGCTGATGTGGTCCTTAGGCAGGCTTCCTTAGTGAAAGAGAAGGTGAGGCCCGAAAGAGTGACGGAATCCAGGCAAGAACGGAttgttgatggaaatttggatCTGTTGGATGAAGCCTATGAGCGTTGTGGGGAAATCTGTGCAGAGTACGCCAAGACGTTTTACCTGG GAACGTTGTTGATGACTCCAGAGAGAAGAAGGGCTATCTGGGCAATCTATG TGTGGTGCAGGAGAACAGATGAGCTTGTAGATGGGCCAAATGCTGCACATGTAACACCAACAGCCTTAGATAGATGGGGAGGAAGGCTCAATGATCTCTTTGAAGGACGTCCCTATGATATGCTCGATGCGGCTTTGGCTGATACAGTTTCCAAATTTCCTGTTGACGTCCAG CCGTTCAAGGACATGATTGAAGGAATGAGGATGGACCTAAGAAAGTCAAGATACATGAATTTTGATGAACTCTATCTGTACTGCTACTATGTTGCTGGAACTGTAGGTCTGATGAGTGTCCCTGTGATGGGCATCGATACTGACTCACAGATGCCAACAGAGAAAGTATATAGTGCTGCATTAGCACTTGGGATTGCAAATCAGCTCACAAATATACTTAGAGATGTTGGAGAAGA TGCAAGACGTGGAAGAATTTATCTCCCTCAGGATGAACTAGCACAAGCAGGACTGTCAGATGAAGATATATTTGAAGGAAAAGTAACAGATAAATGGAGGATCTTCATGAAACAACAGATCCAAAGAGCTAGGAAGTTCTTTGCTGAAGCTGAGCAAGGAGTTTCAGAGCTTAGCCCTGCTAGCAGATGGCCG GTATGGGCTTCTTTGCTTTTATACAGGCAGATACTTGACTCGATTGAAGCTAACGACTATGACAACTTCACAAAGAGAGCATATGTGAAGAAGTCAAGGAAGTTATTATCTTTGCCCCTTGCTTATGTTAGGGCCATGGGCGGCCCTTCAAAGCATTTAAGTCTAGGAAAAGTGTACATGTAA